The Proteiniphilum propionicum genome contains the following window.
GGAAGAGTATCCATAAACAGTTAACAAAAAAAGGGTGACCGACGGCCACCCCTAATATTTGTTTTATACTTAAGGAAGTAACTTATTTCTCTATTCCCAGTAACTCCACATCGAAAACAAGATTGGAGAATGGTTTGATGGTGCCACGGTCTTGTGCGCCATAAGCCAGATCGTAGGGAACATATAATCTCCACTTAGAACCGACAGGCATCAGCTTGAGGGCTTCGGTCCATCCGGGGATTACCTGGGTAACGCCGAATGTTGCAGGCTCTCCTCTGTCGACGCTGCTATCGAACACAACTCCATTGATCAGCGTACCATGATAATTAACCTTTACTCTATCGGTATCAGTTGGAACAGCTCCGGTTCCGGCACGAAGAATTTCATATTGCAATCCGCTGGGAAGCGTTACAACACCTTCTCTTTTGGCATTCTCTGCCAGAAATGCATCACCTGCAGCAATGCTGTCCTTGTACTGAACCTTCAACTCTTCCTCCTGCCGAGCCATTTCTCTGGCCTGAGCCTTTTCAACTTCTGAATTGACAAACACTCCTGCATCCATCTTTGAGATAGCAAGCTGTTCGTTTTTCAATGTACCAATAAGCCCTGACAACAGCTGATCTTTATTGATTTTCTTTGTTGAATCTTCGCCGAAAAGCATCTGGTTAAACTGTGGTATCATCTGCTGAGACACCTGAGAACCGATACTTAACCCTTGAATGTAAGCAGTTTTCTCTTCACCGCCACTCATTGCTTCACGAAAACCTTTGATAAACTGGTTTAACTTAGGTGCATTTACCTTGTTTAAAGAGTCGATCTTAGCGTTCATCTCTTTCTGTAATGTCTGCTTCTGCAAGGAGTCAGCTGCAGCAATTCTCATCTGGTAATCGTACTCAATACTTGATGCACTCTGAATAATACCCATCTGTTCCATGAACTGGATTAATCCGCCCTGATCGGCAAGATTTACACCGTAAGCGTAAGAAACACTGTCGATGCTGTTATTCAAAGATGCTTTCGGGGTTGATGCTGTATTGCAGGACATAAATAAGACACTGCCTAATGCCATAACGGCAATTGAAAATAAATTTTTCCCTTTCATTGTTCTTTTGATATTTAATATGTTGTTTATACTATTCCTAATAATTCCACATCGAAGATAAGTGTCGAGTTGGGTTCGATGGAGTTCCCGGCTCCCTGTTCTCCATATGCAAGATGAGAGGGAATAAATAATCTCCATTTAGAACCAACAGACATAAGCTGCAAAGCTTCTACCCAGCCTTTGATCACCTGGTTTACCCCGAATACTGCAGGTTGGCCTCTTTCGACAGAGCTGTCAAAAACCTTGCCGTTGATAAGTGTGCCATGATAATGACATTTTACCCTGTCGGTAGCTTTGGGCTTAGCCCCGTTCCCATTGGTAAGTACTTTGTACTGCAGCCCGCTGGAAAGAGTTATTACATTCTCCCTTTTCTTGTTTTCCTCCAGAAAAGCTTCTCCTTTCTTCAGATTACCAACAAGCATCTCATCTTCTTTTTTTCTGAAATAAGACTGTATTACCTCATTTGCTTCCTGAGGGCTCATAGAGAGGTTTGTGTTGTTCATGACATCTGTAAATGCCTTAACAAAAGAATCTACATCTAGTTCACGGAGCCCCGAGTTCATAAGGTTGGAAGCCATACTCATCCCCAGCGCGTAGCTTAATTTATTCATCAACTTTTTTCTTTTTTCGATTTTTAAACACAAAAGTACGATTTTAATATGAAATAATTTTGTTTTTAGGCATAAAAAACTAAATTTGAAGATAAAAGTGAAATCTTATGCGAAAAAAATTGATTGTATTAACAGGTGCAGGCATGAGTGCCGAAAGCGGAATAGCTACTTTCAGAGATTCAGGAGGACTGTGGGAACAGTATCCGGTGGAACAGGTAGCTACGCCTGAAGGGTTTGAAACAGACCCGGAATTGGTCTTGAACTTTTACAATATGCGACGCAGAGAACTGCTAAAAGCGGAACCAAACGGCGGTCACTATGGTTTGGCAGCCCTTGAGAAAGATTTTGATGTACATATTATTACCCAAAACATCGACAATCTGCATGAAAGAGCAGGAAGTAAAAAGGTGCTTCATCTGCACGGGGAACTGATGAAAGTACGATCTACCGGCGATGAATCGCTGATATATGATATTGAACCGGGGAAATGCGACATTCACCTGGGTGACAAGTGCGAAAAAGGATTCCAGCTGCGCCCGCATATTGTTTGGTTTGGAGAAGCGGTTCCTATGATACAGGAAGCGGAACTGTTGTGCCGACAGGCAGATATATTCGTAATTATTGGAACATCAATGAATGTTTATCCGGCAGCGGGATTGCTTGACTA
Protein-coding sequences here:
- a CDS encoding FKBP-type peptidyl-prolyl cis-trans isomerase, which encodes MKGKNLFSIAVMALGSVLFMSCNTASTPKASLNNSIDSVSYAYGVNLADQGGLIQFMEQMGIIQSASSIEYDYQMRIAAADSLQKQTLQKEMNAKIDSLNKVNAPKLNQFIKGFREAMSGGEEKTAYIQGLSIGSQVSQQMIPQFNQMLFGEDSTKKINKDQLLSGLIGTLKNEQLAISKMDAGVFVNSEVEKAQAREMARQEEELKVQYKDSIAAGDAFLAENAKREGVVTLPSGLQYEILRAGTGAVPTDTDRVKVNYHGTLINGVVFDSSVDRGEPATFGVTQVIPGWTEALKLMPVGSKWRLYVPYDLAYGAQDRGTIKPFSNLVFDVELLGIEK
- a CDS encoding FKBP-type peptidyl-prolyl cis-trans isomerase, translated to MNKLSYALGMSMASNLMNSGLRELDVDSFVKAFTDVMNNTNLSMSPQEANEVIQSYFRKKEDEMLVGNLKKGEAFLEENKKRENVITLSSGLQYKVLTNGNGAKPKATDRVKCHYHGTLINGKVFDSSVERGQPAVFGVNQVIKGWVEALQLMSVGSKWRLFIPSHLAYGEQGAGNSIEPNSTLIFDVELLGIV
- a CDS encoding SIR2 family NAD-dependent protein deacylase, encoding MRKKLIVLTGAGMSAESGIATFRDSGGLWEQYPVEQVATPEGFETDPELVLNFYNMRRRELLKAEPNGGHYGLAALEKDFDVHIITQNIDNLHERAGSKKVLHLHGELMKVRSTGDESLIYDIEPGKCDIHLGDKCEKGFQLRPHIVWFGEAVPMIQEAELLCRQADIFVIIGTSMNVYPAAGLLDYVKRNIPVYLIDPKDVQTRRYDIHHIQKGASEGVEELKQLLLD